The genome window AACTGCTTAGTTGAGGGATTCAAACCGTTGTAAAAGGTTTGAACTTTCAACCATAAAGGTAGCCCATGATGAGGGCACCTTCTCAATAAGTCATTGTATCTCTCTCATGCATCATATAATGTCTCTAAGTCGATCTGAACAAAGGAAGAGatgtcattcctcaacttagctgTCTTAGCCGGTGGAAAGTACATTAGAAGAAACTTCTCAATCATTTGAGCCCATATAGTGATGGAACCTCGTGGTAAAGAGTTTAACCACTATTTTTCTTTGTTCCTTAACGAGAATGGAAACAACCATATATTActaaagtattagtaattatcattttcctattatttagtCGACAAATTGAAGTGATtggttttaaactaaaattactaaattggtTTTAAACCAATGAGAGaaacaatacctaggaaagaatccacctatacttcatctattattatgaatctgaattaaatgatttattcaagGCTCCCGctcatccatgcaccaaggtgccgatggtgctcgaggctcccgcacatccaagcaacaaggtgtcgatggtgctcgaggctcccgcacgaccaagggcctaggttgccgacgACCCGCGTCGGTCCACGCCCCGAGCCGATCTGCGGACCGGCTCTCGCCGTTCCACATCCGACCAGGGCGCATCGCCGGCCCCCATCCGCTTCCCTCCCGACAATTTCAAGCACTCTTTGACTCTCTTTTCTtggtatcttgatccgtagaaatacCTAAATTATGccaatatctctttcgagagtaagaggAACTGattctaggttgattaattgaaatgtctttctaattaaaacccctattatcgcattaacttgatctatggattcccttattagatttgactctaatctggtagatttatgtcgttctatttctaggattgcatgcaactccactcaattatgctagatctactcttaagcAGGGACGTTTCCTCCTTtgatttaagcacattaaacatgaattaatattctgaaaatattaaaacaagaaataagcacacataactgaaaacaaaaatcaagtatttatcgcataaaacagaaatcaaataatagaattcatcataggtttcatcctccctaggtatctagggaattagttcataattctaaataaaaacatctcaaagtcagaataaccacaagaaataaagaaactcataaaaacttcaaaggAAATTAAAAGGATGTCTTTGATCTTGACGGAAATTTGCTTCAAAGTTGGCTTCAATAGTGTTCTTTGAgttgttttctttaatattaTCTGATGGCTCTCATAtctcttcttctaattggtatttatagactttataatgcttataaagcctaaaaattatgtatttcCACGTGTTTGAGAAGTAAGTTGCAAAATC of Gossypium raimondii isolate GPD5lz chromosome 3, ASM2569854v1, whole genome shotgun sequence contains these proteins:
- the LOC128039822 gene encoding uncharacterized protein LOC128039822, whose protein sequence is MRPGRMWNGESRSADRLGAWTDAGRRQPRPLVVREPRAPSTPCCLDVREPRAPSAPWCMDEREP